Proteins encoded by one window of Pantanalinema sp.:
- a CDS encoding Dabb family protein, translated as MIRHVVGFRFKPDTTPSQITQFLAAFRALLGEIPELRSLSVGPNLTDRDATCPYVLSASFDDMEAVGRYLVHPAHVDALAKHLSPILEQRVIMDVEE; from the coding sequence ATGATCCGTCACGTCGTCGGGTTCCGCTTCAAGCCGGACACCACTCCCAGCCAGATCACCCAGTTCCTCGCCGCCTTCCGCGCCCTCTTGGGCGAGATCCCCGAGCTTCGCAGCCTGAGCGTCGGGCCCAACCTGACGGACCGCGACGCGACGTGCCCTTACGTCCTGTCGGCGAGCTTCGACGACATGGAGGCCGTGGGCCGCTACCTGGTTCACCCCGCCCACGTCGACGCCCTCGCCAAGCACCTTTCCCCGATCCTCGAGCAGCGGGTCATCATGGACGTCGAGGAATAG
- a CDS encoding tRNA-(ms[2]io[6]A)-hydroxylase, translating to MTCLKEASDKAWLELVVRHTDLLLADHAHCEKKAAATAMSLIAKYPNDRALVTSMLHLAQEELEHFARLYAVLVERGIPLGRIDSDPYVKELLRLNRPHGVENLVDRLLIMSLVEARSCERFVLLAQHLPDLELRSLYHSLSFSEAGHHQLFVSLAGHHLPKAVVAQRLEELAVQEAEILRRLPISPRMH from the coding sequence ATGACCTGTCTCAAGGAGGCCTCCGACAAGGCCTGGCTCGAGCTGGTGGTCCGTCACACGGACCTCCTCCTGGCGGATCACGCGCACTGCGAGAAGAAGGCTGCGGCCACGGCCATGAGCCTCATCGCCAAATACCCGAACGACCGGGCGCTCGTCACCAGCATGCTGCACCTCGCCCAGGAAGAACTCGAACACTTCGCCCGACTGTATGCCGTGCTCGTTGAGCGCGGCATTCCTCTTGGGAGGATCGACTCCGATCCCTACGTGAAGGAGCTTCTCAGGCTCAACCGCCCGCACGGTGTCGAGAATCTGGTCGATCGGCTACTCATCATGAGCCTGGTCGAGGCCCGTAGCTGCGAACGCTTCGTGCTGCTCGCCCAACACCTGCCCGATCTCGAGCTGCGATCGCTTTACCATTCGCTTTCGTTCTCGGAGGCCGGACACCATCAACTCTTCGTTTCCCTCGCCGGCCACCACCTTCCGAAGGCGGTGGTGGCACAACGGCTCGAGGAGCTGGCCGTGCAGGAGGCGGAGATTCTCCGTCGCTTGCCGATCAGCCCTCGCATGCACTGA
- a CDS encoding DNA polymerase III subunit alpha has protein sequence MPAKFVHCHVHSEYSLLDGASRIGELVKRAAKYEMPALALTDHGVMYGAIEFYRKAKEAGIKPLIGMEAYIAPGSRFDKTPNRSGGKNYGHLVLLAKNRTGYKNLVKLNSLGHLEGFYHKPRIDKDALAAHSEGLIALTACLGGEIPQHIMHGRFEEAEASARWYQQTFGDDFYLEVQNHGLAEQQRVNKALLELSDRTGIKIAGTNDSHYTNPGDQRSHEALLCIQTGKSLLDPTRKMHYGPDFYLKTAQEMAQVFHDMPQALHHTLEIAQKCNLILDFGRSLLPRYDVPQGHDVDTFLTKLAWDGLKERYETLTPDLEERLRFELQIIQQMGFSAYFLIVWDFINFAKTSGIQVGPGRGSAAGSLVAYCLKITNIDPVKYFLLFERFLNPERVSMPDMDIDFCIERRGEVIEYVAQKYGRDKVAQIVTFGTLGAKAAIKDVGRVLELNFNDTNRLTKMVPEELGISLDDASKDGSELFAESQKDPKVAEILELGKKLEGIVRNTSLHAAGVIIARDPLTETVPLQRVGKDDEEGIATQYEYKYCEMMGLLKMDFLGLRNLTMIAKALVNIKARHGVDYDLNSQDFTDPKVYELLQAGGTVGIFQVESEGMTKLVKRLQPTNFEDISAILALYRPGPLQSGYVDEYVDRKHGKKPVEYAHPDLVPILKDTYGTMVFQEQIMQIAQVLAGYSLGQADLLRRAMGKKKKEEMDKQREIFLQGTQTHGVSDEVANDLFDKMTKFSEYCFNRAHTAAYAVVTYHTAYLKAHYPSEYMAALMSSLLGAQDKILLCINDCRRMGIPVLPPDVNSSGADFTPTDEGIRFGLGAIKNVGFGAIDAIVEARSRQPEQRFTDFYQFCSEVDLKQVNKRCIESLIRCGALDTLGGHRAQYLAALDDAVDRASRKQRDAAVGQISLFGGGHEAAVTLESPTMPDVPAFEAEEQLAMEKELIGFYVSGHPLQTVPVKIEWHTSHTISQLPTLGDGKQVVIGGLLMQTRRMITKNGDFMLAGKLEDFTDQIDVVAFPKTYETCSALLHDDAKLLIKGKYSNQDDRQQVIISQVFNLGAMPSLHLHLSEFATPQQLVLISQLLRNHQGEKGAIPVIFHFDHTSQQVVASDSFWVQRTPELEAALGGLLSEDRIEWLDPEPQLSLV, from the coding sequence ATGCCAGCAAAGTTCGTCCACTGCCACGTCCACTCCGAGTATTCCCTGCTGGACGGCGCCAGCCGCATCGGCGAGTTGGTCAAGCGCGCGGCGAAGTACGAGATGCCCGCGCTTGCGCTCACGGACCACGGCGTCATGTACGGGGCGATCGAGTTCTACCGCAAGGCCAAGGAGGCCGGCATCAAGCCCCTGATCGGCATGGAGGCCTACATCGCCCCCGGATCGCGCTTCGACAAGACTCCGAACCGCTCCGGCGGCAAGAACTACGGCCACCTGGTCCTGCTCGCCAAGAACCGCACCGGCTACAAGAACCTGGTCAAGCTCAACTCGCTGGGCCACCTCGAGGGCTTCTACCACAAGCCGCGCATCGACAAGGATGCCCTCGCCGCGCACTCCGAGGGCCTGATCGCCCTCACGGCCTGCCTTGGCGGCGAGATCCCGCAGCACATCATGCACGGGCGCTTCGAGGAGGCCGAGGCCAGCGCGCGCTGGTACCAGCAGACCTTCGGCGACGACTTCTATCTCGAGGTCCAGAACCACGGCCTGGCCGAGCAGCAGCGGGTCAACAAGGCCCTGCTCGAGCTCTCGGATCGCACCGGCATCAAGATCGCGGGCACCAACGACAGCCACTACACCAACCCGGGCGACCAGCGCTCGCACGAGGCGCTGCTCTGCATCCAGACCGGCAAGAGCCTGCTCGACCCGACCCGCAAGATGCACTACGGTCCCGACTTCTACCTCAAGACCGCCCAGGAGATGGCCCAGGTCTTCCACGACATGCCCCAGGCGCTCCACCATACCCTCGAGATCGCCCAGAAGTGCAACCTGATCCTGGACTTCGGGCGATCGCTCCTGCCACGCTACGACGTGCCGCAGGGCCACGACGTCGACACCTTCCTCACCAAGCTCGCCTGGGACGGCCTGAAGGAGCGCTACGAGACGCTCACCCCCGACCTGGAGGAGCGCCTGCGCTTCGAGCTCCAGATCATCCAGCAGATGGGCTTCTCGGCTTACTTCCTCATCGTCTGGGACTTCATCAACTTCGCCAAGACCAGCGGCATCCAGGTGGGGCCCGGACGCGGCTCGGCGGCAGGCAGCCTCGTCGCCTACTGCCTCAAGATCACCAACATCGACCCGGTCAAGTACTTCCTGCTGTTCGAGCGCTTCCTCAACCCCGAGCGAGTCAGCATGCCGGATATGGATATCGACTTCTGCATCGAGCGCCGGGGCGAGGTCATCGAGTACGTGGCCCAGAAGTACGGCCGCGACAAGGTCGCGCAGATCGTCACCTTCGGCACCCTCGGCGCCAAGGCCGCCATCAAGGACGTGGGGCGGGTGCTCGAGCTCAACTTCAACGACACCAACCGCCTGACCAAGATGGTCCCCGAGGAGCTCGGCATCAGCCTCGATGACGCCTCCAAGGACGGATCCGAGCTCTTCGCCGAGTCCCAGAAGGACCCCAAGGTCGCGGAAATCCTCGAGCTCGGCAAGAAGCTCGAGGGCATCGTCCGCAACACGAGCCTTCATGCGGCGGGCGTCATCATCGCGCGCGATCCCCTCACCGAGACGGTCCCGCTCCAGCGGGTCGGGAAGGACGACGAGGAGGGCATCGCGACCCAGTACGAGTACAAGTACTGCGAGATGATGGGCCTGCTCAAGATGGACTTCCTGGGGCTTCGCAACCTCACGATGATCGCGAAGGCCCTGGTCAACATCAAGGCCCGCCACGGGGTCGATTACGACCTCAACTCCCAGGACTTCACCGATCCCAAGGTGTACGAGCTGCTGCAGGCAGGCGGCACCGTGGGCATCTTCCAGGTCGAGTCCGAGGGGATGACCAAGCTGGTCAAGCGCCTCCAGCCGACCAACTTCGAAGACATCTCGGCGATCCTCGCGCTGTATCGCCCCGGCCCGCTCCAGAGCGGCTACGTCGACGAGTACGTGGACCGCAAGCACGGCAAGAAGCCCGTCGAGTACGCCCACCCCGATCTCGTCCCGATCCTCAAGGACACCTACGGCACCATGGTGTTCCAGGAGCAGATCATGCAGATCGCGCAGGTGCTCGCGGGCTACTCGCTGGGACAGGCCGACCTCCTTCGCCGCGCCATGGGCAAGAAGAAGAAGGAGGAGATGGACAAGCAGCGCGAGATCTTCCTCCAGGGCACTCAGACGCACGGCGTCTCCGACGAGGTCGCGAACGACCTCTTCGACAAGATGACCAAGTTCTCCGAGTACTGCTTCAACCGCGCCCACACGGCCGCCTACGCCGTCGTCACCTACCACACCGCCTACCTCAAGGCCCACTATCCCTCCGAGTACATGGCGGCTCTGATGAGCAGCCTCCTGGGCGCCCAGGACAAGATCCTGCTGTGCATCAACGACTGCCGACGCATGGGCATCCCGGTCCTGCCCCCGGACGTCAACTCGAGCGGCGCGGACTTCACGCCCACCGACGAGGGGATCCGCTTCGGCCTGGGGGCCATCAAGAACGTGGGCTTCGGCGCCATCGACGCCATCGTCGAGGCGCGCAGCCGACAGCCCGAGCAGCGCTTCACCGATTTCTACCAGTTCTGCTCCGAGGTCGATCTCAAGCAGGTCAACAAGCGCTGCATCGAAAGCCTCATCCGCTGCGGAGCCCTGGACACCCTGGGCGGCCACCGGGCCCAGTACCTCGCGGCCCTCGACGACGCCGTCGATCGCGCGAGCCGCAAGCAGCGCGACGCCGCCGTCGGTCAGATCTCGCTCTTCGGCGGGGGGCACGAGGCGGCCGTGACCCTCGAGAGCCCGACCATGCCCGACGTCCCGGCCTTCGAAGCCGAAGAGCAGCTCGCCATGGAGAAGGAGCTCATCGGCTTCTACGTCTCGGGCCACCCCCTCCAGACGGTGCCGGTCAAGATCGAGTGGCACACCAGCCACACCATCTCCCAGCTGCCCACGCTGGGCGACGGCAAGCAGGTCGTCATCGGGGGCTTGCTGATGCAGACCCGCCGCATGATCACCAAGAACGGCGACTTCATGCTCGCAGGGAAGCTGGAGGACTTCACCGACCAGATCGACGTGGTCGCCTTCCCCAAGACCTACGAGACCTGCTCGGCCCTCTTGCACGACGATGCCAAGCTGCTCATCAAGGGCAAGTACTCCAACCAGGACGATCGGCAGCAGGTGATCATCAGCCAGGTCTTCAACCTTGGCGCCATGCCGTCCCTGCACCTGCATCTGTCGGAGTTCGCGACTCCCCAGCAGCTGGTGCTCATCTCTCAGCTGCTGCGCAATCACCAGGGGGAGAAGGGAGCCATCCCGGTCATCTTCCACTTCGATCACACGAGCCAGCAGGTGGTGGCGAGCGACTCGTTCTGGGTTCAGCGCACGCCCGAGCTGGAGGCGGCGCTGGGCGGACTCCTGAGCGAGGACCGCATCGAGTGGCTCGACCCCGAGCCGCAGCTCTCACTGGTCTAG
- a CDS encoding cation diffusion facilitator family transporter, protein MKDHDHTLPQPPIARDAGACDGHGHGHDHHHHREASKQALLVVMVLSLGYLVVEVVGGYLTNSLALLADAGHMFTDVAALALSFGAMWFASRPPTPKRSFGYYRLEILAALMNGALLIVVAGGILYEMVTRVAHPPLVNALPMMGIASGGLLVNLVGAWILMKSAKENLNVKGALAHVIGDALGSVGAIAAGLLMWRFGWYLADPLISGLVGLLVLRSAWGLVTSSVDILLQSTPLHIDPAEVVHTIERIDGVVASHDLHIWTVTSGMVSLTCHIVIDELQRSMEVLAELRRLLHERFDIDHATVQVEARDYEACQKLHW, encoded by the coding sequence ATGAAGGATCACGATCATACGCTTCCTCAGCCGCCCATCGCGCGCGACGCCGGCGCGTGCGATGGGCACGGGCATGGCCACGACCACCACCATCACCGCGAAGCCTCGAAGCAGGCCCTGCTGGTGGTCATGGTCCTCTCCCTGGGCTATCTTGTCGTCGAGGTTGTCGGGGGCTACCTGACGAACAGCCTGGCGCTGCTCGCGGACGCGGGCCACATGTTCACCGACGTGGCGGCGCTGGCGCTGAGCTTCGGGGCCATGTGGTTCGCGAGCCGGCCCCCGACGCCCAAGCGCTCCTTCGGGTACTACCGCCTCGAGATTCTCGCCGCGCTGATGAACGGGGCGCTGCTCATCGTCGTCGCGGGCGGGATCCTTTACGAGATGGTGACGCGGGTGGCTCATCCTCCGCTCGTCAATGCCTTGCCCATGATGGGGATCGCGTCGGGCGGCCTGCTGGTCAACCTGGTCGGGGCGTGGATCCTCATGAAGTCCGCCAAGGAGAACCTCAACGTCAAGGGGGCGCTCGCGCACGTCATCGGGGACGCGCTGGGCTCGGTCGGCGCGATCGCCGCGGGCCTCCTGATGTGGCGTTTCGGCTGGTACCTGGCGGATCCCCTCATCTCGGGGCTGGTGGGCCTGCTGGTGTTGCGCAGCGCCTGGGGCCTGGTCACCAGTTCGGTGGACATCCTGCTCCAGAGCACCCCGCTGCACATCGATCCCGCCGAGGTGGTCCACACGATCGAGCGGATCGACGGGGTGGTCGCCTCGCACGACCTGCACATCTGGACGGTGACCTCGGGGATGGTCTCCCTGACGTGCCACATCGTCATCGACGAGCTCCAGCGCAGCATGGAGGTGCTCGCCGAGCTGAGGCGGCTGCTCCACGAGCGCTTCGACATCGACCATGCCACGGTCCAGGTCGAAGCCAGAGACTACGAGGCCTGTCAGAAGCTCCACTGGTGA
- a CDS encoding flavin reductase family protein, giving the protein MAEHRKAKTGSFSEQALEFSAEMPQRGGILEYVDIVKEIGEAARLDRADKALDAVVSSVAVLTAHHDGRSMGIVVATIATASQHPPRISVAVRRQHPVHDLIKESGFFAVNLLERAQGGLEECFTAPPPAGASQFAGVEYDQGVSSGAPILRGALAFLECRVSSALDTGDHTLFIGDLLDGGVLRDGQPMISQGEYKPTIDISKGFSVGS; this is encoded by the coding sequence ATGGCGGAGCATCGCAAGGCGAAGACCGGCTCTTTCAGCGAGCAGGCGCTCGAGTTTTCGGCCGAGATGCCGCAGCGAGGGGGGATCCTCGAGTACGTCGACATCGTCAAGGAGATCGGCGAGGCCGCGCGCCTCGACCGGGCAGACAAGGCCCTGGATGCCGTCGTCTCGAGCGTCGCCGTGCTGACGGCCCATCACGACGGGCGTTCAATGGGAATCGTCGTGGCCACCATCGCGACGGCGAGCCAGCATCCGCCGCGCATCTCCGTCGCGGTCCGGCGGCAGCACCCGGTCCACGACCTGATCAAAGAGAGCGGCTTCTTCGCCGTGAACCTGCTGGAGCGCGCGCAAGGGGGGCTCGAGGAGTGCTTCACGGCCCCTCCGCCGGCGGGAGCGAGCCAGTTCGCCGGGGTAGAATACGATCAGGGCGTCTCGAGCGGGGCCCCGATCCTTCGCGGTGCGCTCGCCTTTCTCGAATGCCGCGTCTCGTCGGCCCTCGACACGGGGGATCACACCCTCTTCATCGGCGACCTGCTCGATGGCGGCGTGCTCCGGGATGGCCAGCCGATGATCAGCCAGGGGGAGTACAAGCCGACGATCGACATCTCGAAGGGTTTCAGCGTCGGCAGCTAG
- a CDS encoding tetratricopeptide repeat protein produces MPIDSSALVEALVNAGTISTADRDRAAEALRERETLLNALLRVSPLRFADLVTLHFGPNGLPSHGERSLNDRLGARLIAAKALTQFQLKQALMAQVHQPQPLGRLLQEGHGVSASAIQAALGSQEVLKPRLSDADQLGPLLIRWGILSPEQWRAVLAAGRNPAQTLLAQHLCNKEHLQRAHLYLQEKRALFLRRRHRLGEVLVATRVLDRETLAKALACQVDQPFMLGELLVMQRYCSPEAVLEGLAEQQRRYDADAEALLPPLTPVLPPELPAPEPEPEEAPRPDRRRAIALALAVTVIIGSATWYGMRFQKGDFGWLGMFARPGQAGKSPGRSAPGDVLSGSASAPQDQGPASRYDDLSIPGAEATLQGSSASLLADLGLRDDPFAKDGAPSTPNTMPPMSELPSQGVRGEGVFAAPEGAGPPRATQANPMSGPAGAPSSRYPMSHDPVPAPQPAGQGVSAPSPFSSSQPSLNARLTLDPMRGREGDAAFTPPANVPPPPVEPSRRKLTTAPSDLDERTINRSGAVFHYRLGQANFAQGRTAAARQEFLAALATDPDNPLPLYYLGRLEEAAGRGAEARKAYERYLARLPNGEFRAEVAIRIQRLKN; encoded by the coding sequence ATGCCCATCGATTCCTCAGCGCTCGTCGAGGCCCTCGTCAACGCGGGCACCATCTCCACAGCCGATCGCGATCGCGCCGCCGAGGCGCTGCGCGAGCGCGAGACGCTGCTGAACGCGCTGCTGCGCGTGAGCCCCCTGCGCTTCGCGGACCTCGTCACCCTTCACTTCGGTCCGAACGGCTTGCCCAGCCATGGCGAACGCTCCTTGAACGATCGCCTCGGCGCTCGCTTGATCGCAGCCAAGGCGCTCACCCAGTTCCAGCTCAAGCAAGCGCTAATGGCCCAGGTGCACCAGCCTCAGCCCCTGGGACGCCTGCTGCAGGAAGGGCATGGCGTCTCGGCATCTGCCATCCAGGCGGCCCTCGGCAGCCAGGAAGTTCTCAAGCCGCGCCTTTCCGACGCCGATCAGCTCGGGCCTCTCTTGATCCGGTGGGGCATCCTCAGCCCCGAGCAGTGGCGCGCCGTGCTTGCCGCCGGTCGCAACCCGGCGCAGACCCTCCTGGCGCAGCACCTGTGCAACAAAGAGCACCTTCAGCGCGCCCACCTCTACCTTCAGGAGAAGCGAGCGCTCTTTCTGCGTCGCCGTCACAGGCTCGGGGAGGTCCTGGTCGCGACGCGAGTGCTGGATCGCGAGACGCTCGCAAAAGCGCTTGCATGCCAGGTCGATCAACCCTTCATGCTGGGCGAGCTGCTCGTCATGCAGCGCTACTGCAGCCCCGAGGCGGTCCTCGAAGGCCTCGCCGAGCAGCAGCGCCGCTACGACGCCGACGCCGAGGCACTCCTTCCCCCTTTGACGCCGGTGCTGCCGCCCGAGCTCCCGGCCCCCGAGCCCGAACCGGAGGAGGCGCCGAGGCCCGATCGCCGGCGTGCGATCGCCCTCGCGCTCGCCGTCACCGTCATCATCGGATCGGCGACCTGGTACGGCATGCGCTTCCAGAAGGGCGATTTCGGATGGCTCGGGATGTTCGCTCGCCCCGGGCAAGCCGGAAAATCTCCGGGCCGCTCGGCACCGGGCGACGTCCTGAGCGGTAGCGCGAGCGCCCCGCAGGACCAGGGGCCGGCGTCGCGCTACGACGACCTGAGCATCCCGGGCGCCGAGGCGACGCTCCAGGGGAGTTCCGCCAGCCTGCTCGCCGACCTGGGCCTGCGCGACGATCCCTTCGCGAAGGACGGCGCACCCAGCACCCCCAACACGATGCCCCCCATGAGCGAGCTTCCTAGCCAGGGAGTTCGTGGCGAAGGGGTCTTCGCTGCGCCCGAGGGGGCTGGCCCCCCCCGGGCCACCCAGGCCAATCCGATGAGCGGTCCGGCAGGCGCCCCCAGTAGCCGCTACCCGATGAGCCACGACCCCGTCCCCGCCCCGCAGCCAGCTGGGCAGGGCGTGAGCGCCCCGTCCCCGTTCTCCTCGTCGCAGCCCAGCTTGAACGCGCGCCTCACCCTGGATCCCATGCGCGGCCGAGAGGGCGACGCCGCGTTCACTCCTCCCGCCAACGTCCCCCCGCCGCCGGTAGAGCCTTCGCGAAGGAAGCTGACCACCGCCCCCAGCGACCTCGACGAGCGAACCATCAACCGCTCCGGGGCCGTGTTCCACTATCGGCTGGGGCAGGCCAACTTCGCCCAGGGCAGGACCGCTGCAGCACGCCAGGAGTTCCTGGCCGCCCTCGCGACGGACCCCGACAACCCGCTGCCGCTTTACTACCTGGGGCGCCTCGAGGAAGCCGCCGGCCGAGGTGCCGAGGCGCGAAAGGCCTACGAGCGATACCTCGCCCGCCTCCCGAACGGTGAATTTCGCGCAGAGGTGGCGATCCGGATCCAGCGCCTGAAAAACTAA
- the rpsT gene encoding 30S ribosomal protein S20: MADEKEVNIVAKRIKSGIKRVEIAERNRMRNVAVKSAVKTRFKRVHEAMNNAEDQARTSELLKVAISTIDRAARKGIIHPNTAARRKSRLVKALNAKTV; encoded by the coding sequence ATGGCCGACGAGAAGGAGGTGAATATCGTGGCTAAGCGAATCAAATCCGGCATCAAGCGTGTGGAGATCGCCGAGCGCAATCGCATGCGCAACGTGGCGGTCAAGTCGGCGGTCAAGACGCGTTTCAAGCGCGTTCACGAGGCGATGAACAATGCCGAAGACCAGGCTCGCACCTCTGAGCTTCTCAAGGTGGCGATCAGCACGATCGATCGTGCGGCTCGCAAGGGGATCATCCATCCCAACACCGCCGCTCGCCGCAAGTCGCGGTTGGTCAAGGCCCTCAACGCCAAGACCGTCTAA
- a CDS encoding carboxypeptidase-like regulatory domain-containing protein translates to MKYNQIALALLVAIGLTGCGMPSTGTTARSIAASSPSADISRAESVQLQSLNDNGELDELDDEALQELDAEEVGEVQASGLFSRGSSKIGYVRSTEDGKFYLQTKQGIWKKKDISIPLVTATDTVSLKLSKYLNAKVLVRGATASGTMTVKKAYRVPDLSIVIDLLRTGTVSGKLYNAKTLVALEDAAVTVRSVNTGNIYRATTSSSGKYRVGRLTAGDYTVEATLGGFSKGVLAKVTIAKRKTTSANLPLAPIETAF, encoded by the coding sequence ATGAAGTACAATCAAATCGCGCTGGCGCTGCTGGTCGCAATCGGTCTGACGGGCTGCGGCATGCCCAGCACGGGCACCACCGCTCGCTCCATCGCCGCGAGCTCGCCGAGCGCCGACATCTCCCGCGCCGAGTCGGTCCAGCTCCAGTCGCTCAACGACAACGGCGAGCTCGACGAGCTCGACGACGAGGCCCTCCAGGAGCTCGACGCCGAGGAAGTCGGCGAGGTCCAGGCAAGCGGCCTCTTCTCGCGCGGTTCGAGCAAGATCGGCTACGTTCGCTCGACCGAGGACGGCAAGTTCTACCTTCAGACCAAGCAAGGTATCTGGAAGAAGAAGGACATCAGCATCCCGCTGGTCACCGCGACGGACACCGTCTCCCTCAAGCTCTCGAAGTACCTGAACGCCAAGGTCCTGGTCCGCGGCGCCACCGCCAGCGGTACCATGACGGTCAAGAAGGCTTACCGCGTGCCTGACCTCTCGATCGTGATCGACCTGCTTCGCACCGGCACCGTCAGCGGCAAGCTCTACAACGCCAAGACCCTGGTCGCTCTCGAGGACGCGGCGGTCACCGTCCGCTCGGTCAACACCGGCAACATCTACCGCGCCACCACCTCGTCGAGCGGCAAGTACCGCGTCGGTCGACTGACCGCCGGCGACTACACCGTCGAAGCGACCCTCGGCGGCTTCAGCAAGGGCGTGCTCGCCAAGGTGACCATCGCCAAGCGCAAGACCACTTCGGCCAACCTTCCCCTCGCCCCGATCGAAACGGCCTTCTAA
- the holA gene encoding DNA polymerase III subunit delta → MASPSPVVLLWGDDTYALKAAEEDLIARIVDPAFASLNLNLLEGPYTAPSQAVAAAGTMPFGPGGRLVIVRDCPYFSAGKFTGDDEVEVLAEAVERGLPPGCHLVLSVPRGIDKRLSQTKAIVAKAEVREFSLGKSWDDRPAIEWLMNEARTDGVKLGNDVAQALVSALGSDRWRLRSELSKLATYAAGAPISLEMVQLLSPPGETDVFAMLQAIADRKPVAAIARLRKLLVTEAALKLLATMATMMRGWLSAKLLAERGMNADAIAQALGAKSSYKIKKDLDQCRAWSSGQLRGALALLLEADVALKTGSGRGLEALQLEKLLVQLSRL, encoded by the coding sequence ATGGCCTCGCCCAGCCCCGTCGTCCTCCTGTGGGGGGACGACACCTACGCCCTCAAGGCCGCCGAAGAGGACCTCATCGCGCGGATCGTCGATCCTGCTTTCGCCTCGCTCAACCTCAACCTGCTCGAAGGCCCTTACACCGCCCCGAGCCAGGCCGTGGCGGCGGCGGGGACCATGCCCTTCGGGCCCGGCGGGCGCCTCGTGATCGTCCGGGACTGCCCCTACTTCTCGGCGGGCAAGTTCACGGGCGACGACGAGGTCGAGGTCCTGGCCGAAGCCGTCGAGCGGGGCCTCCCCCCGGGCTGCCACCTCGTCCTCTCGGTGCCGCGCGGGATCGACAAGCGCCTCTCGCAGACCAAGGCGATCGTGGCCAAGGCCGAGGTGCGTGAGTTCTCCCTGGGCAAGAGCTGGGACGACCGGCCCGCCATCGAGTGGCTGATGAACGAGGCGCGCACCGACGGGGTCAAGCTGGGGAACGACGTTGCCCAGGCCCTGGTCTCGGCGCTGGGGAGCGATCGCTGGCGCCTGCGAAGCGAGCTCTCCAAGCTCGCCACCTATGCCGCGGGCGCCCCCATCTCGCTCGAGATGGTGCAGCTTCTCTCGCCGCCCGGCGAGACCGACGTGTTCGCGATGCTTCAGGCCATCGCCGATCGCAAGCCGGTCGCTGCGATCGCGCGCCTGCGCAAGCTCCTGGTCACCGAGGCCGCCCTCAAGCTGCTCGCCACCATGGCCACCATGATGCGCGGCTGGCTGAGCGCCAAGCTGCTCGCCGAGCGCGGCATGAACGCGGACGCGATCGCCCAGGCCCTCGGCGCCAAGTCCAGCTACAAGATCAAGAAGGACCTGGATCAGTGCCGGGCCTGGTCGTCAGGCCAGCTGCGGGGGGCGCTCGCCCTGCTCCTCGAGGCCGACGTGGCCCTCAAGACCGGCTCCGGCCGCGGCCTGGAGGCCCTTCAACTGGAGAAGCTCCTCGTTCAGCTCTCGCGCCTGTAG
- the uppS gene encoding polyprenyl diphosphate synthase produces the protein MSSKASKIDPAKAWEGLDPKRLPQHVAVIMDGNRRWALNRLLPGKHGHKAGVETLRELVKACLDLGISYLSVYAFSTENWNRSSDEVGYLWALFEESLLKEVEGLDEYGVRMRFIGEIDELNPKIRASIQQAESRTGSNAKLTLNIAMNYGGRREILEVVKAVSRAAKAGQIDADALDEARLSGFFYTAGQPDPDLLIRTSGEYRISNYLLWQLAYTEIYITDTLWPDFRRDDFRLALLDFQSRDRRFGARP, from the coding sequence ATGTCATCCAAAGCAAGCAAGATCGATCCGGCGAAGGCATGGGAGGGGCTCGACCCCAAGCGTCTCCCGCAGCACGTCGCCGTGATCATGGACGGGAACCGTCGCTGGGCTCTCAATCGTCTGCTGCCCGGCAAGCACGGCCACAAGGCGGGGGTCGAGACGCTGCGCGAGCTCGTCAAGGCGTGCCTCGACCTCGGCATCAGCTACCTGAGCGTCTATGCCTTCTCCACCGAGAACTGGAACCGGTCCTCGGACGAGGTCGGCTACCTCTGGGCCCTGTTCGAGGAGTCCCTGCTCAAGGAGGTCGAGGGGCTCGACGAGTACGGCGTCCGGATGCGCTTCATCGGCGAGATCGACGAGCTGAACCCCAAGATCCGCGCCTCGATCCAGCAGGCCGAGTCGCGCACCGGATCCAACGCCAAGCTGACGCTGAACATCGCCATGAACTACGGCGGCCGCCGAGAGATCCTCGAGGTGGTCAAGGCGGTGTCGCGCGCGGCCAAGGCCGGCCAGATCGACGCCGACGCGCTCGACGAGGCGCGGCTTTCCGGCTTCTTCTACACCGCGGGCCAGCCCGATCCCGACCTCTTGATCCGCACCAGCGGCGAGTACCGGATCAGCAACTACCTGCTGTGGCAGCTGGCTTACACCGAGATCTACATCACCGACACCCTCTGGCCCGACTTCCGCCGCGATGATTTCCGACTGGCCCTGCTGGACTTCCAGTCGCGCGATCGCCGCTTCGGGGCGCGGCCCTAG